AACTAGGATCTTTATTTGTACGAACTTTTTGACAATTGAGCTTTCAGTCTTAttgagaaatcaaattttgagGTTTCATGCTCCAAAGAATGTAACAAGAAAAAGGGGAGTATGAATTCCAGCTTAAACTTTACTAGATTTGCTTGATATTGAAAAGTTAAAATGATTTATGCTCCATTTAACATGACTTGCAAATTTGTGGTTGCTTTCTCGGATTGCTCTGGTTTGATTTGGTGATTGTAGAATAGCATGCTTTGTCATCTTTAAAGCAAATTTGGTGCCTACTCCACCAAGTTTGTGTTGGAAGATGACTAAATCATTATGTTCTCCATATCATCTATATTCATGAATTATATTCATGTTGTAATGCTGAGGGATAAATCTTTTAATATTAACTCTTTCGCTACTGCTTCTTTTGCTATGTCATTATATTGCTCTGATTGGTTTGTTACattgtaaattttattttattttttgaatgaattatgttttgtatttatttggatcttcattttttttagaTGTTAGGGGCTGGTGTTAGTCAGGTTGCTGTATGCGCATTCTTCTAATGAATAGGATAATTCCTTTGCTGTTTATCTGTACTACTAAACAATATGAAATTTATTTCTAAAACTACTTTTGCAGGGCCTGCTATGGTGTTTTGAGGTTTGTTATGGAAAATGGCGCCAAGGGATGCGAGATTTGTTCTTGACAGCATCTGATTTCAGGTTTCTTTGTTGCTATGCTTAGGTTGCGATAACATTTTGATTCTGTGCAGGTCATCGTTAGTGGTAAGTTGAGGGCTCAGCGTGCTAAATCCATGAAGTTCAAGGATGGGTACATGATTTCCTCAGGGCAACCAGTCAAGAACTACATTGATTCTGTTGTAAGACATGTACTCCTTAGGCAGGTTAGTATATACTCTTTTAGACAAGTCTTCCTTTGATTGCATTGATAGTGTATGCATCTTGTTTTTGTTATGAAGGGATTTGGATAAGAAATGTTGCAGATGAGTAGCTTCACAAAGCTTTCATGAAGTACaagtttttcttttgttcttttcttttgttttttgcttcAAGTCTTCATTTTTTTGGTTTTGCTATGTATTATTTCAGGCATATACGAGCGAGTAACTATTTGCTGTGTATTATTTCAGGTATAGCTTGGTGGCGAGGATGTTTACGACAAAAAGGTTCATTATATAGAGGTAAGAACTAAGATGCTACTATAGGGTGCTACTCTATTTAAtagtaaatattaattttcaaaCAAAAACTTGATATGAATTTGCTTGTGTAAATGCTGATTAATTATCTTGTCAACTCCTAAACCCAAATATATGGATTGTCTTTTCATTTATTCTAATATTCTTAGAATAATGACCATTCTGCCATATGCAATAACTAAGTTTTCGAAAACAGATATCTTAATTCACTTTTCATTCTCCTCTTGTTTGGCTTCAACTAACAGACCTACAGAGTTTGGTTTGGATCTAAAAACTGGCATATTTACCTTAAGGCAAATCAAAGCTGCAACAAACAACTTTAGTGTTTCCTGCAAGATTAGAGAAGGAGGGTTCGGTCCAGTATATAAAATATTGTGGAAAATAAGTGAATTTATGTTTTAGAATCTGAATCAATATCATTGTTTCTTTTCTAGTTTCTATTGCACTAAAAAAATAGTTACAATCATTTGGAAATGCAGGGTATTCTTCCAGATGGCACAGCAATAGCAGTTAAACAGCTTTCTTCTAGATCGAAGCAGGGGAATCGTGAGTTCACAAATGAGATTGGCATGATTTCTGCTTTGCAACACGCGTGTCTAGTTAAGCTCTATGGCTGTTATATGGAGGGAGATCAAATGTTGTTGATATATGATTATATAGAAAACAACAGCCTTGCCAGTGCTCTGTGGGGTAATGTTTCTTTACTCTGTATATTTGAGTTTGGTATCTCTTTCGTTAATAAGCTAAAATATTgtatacaaaatatatatactgATCATTTGGCTTTGTTATCTAATTTCGGTGACAATTGCAATAAAGGCAAAGAGAAAACTCAATTGAAATTGGACTGGTCAACAAGGCGCAAGATTTGTATAGGCGTTGCTAAAGGCTTGGCTTACCTCCATGGAGAGTCAAGATTAAAAATAGTTGGTTAGTACCACCATTGACAATACATTTGATTTTTTTAGAGCAATTAGTAATTGACTCTCTAATTGATGTCACTACACTAGAAGGATAACTTAATATTAGTGATATTTAAGCATAGTAAGAAGTGTATTATTTTAGTATTACTAGTTTATACCTTTTGAAAGTTTTTTTTCTGTATCTTTCATGAGAATTGTGATTCATTTACGGGTAGCAGGCTGTTAATCTGTTTTTGATTGGATTGGCTTAACTTTGAAGCTTACCATTGTGTATTGAATTTAGTTGGATTATCTTGTTTTGTGGTGATTTTATGGAATTCCTCAACTGAATTGGTGTTTAAGACTTATCTTTGAGtgtgtttattatttttgatattaaaaaataaatttttaatttgagagTATGTAAATGAGATGAGATTAAtgaataatttgaaattaaaaataaataaataatatacgGTTTGTGGAGGTTTGAAAATCTCacaaaatagttattttttttaaattaaaaaattaatttgtgggGGTTTTAAACTGCCACAAAAGTGATTTAAAATTGCCACAAATGTCCAATATAAAACCTCCACTAAACACACACAAAACTCCCACTAAATAGATTGTGGAGGTTTTTAAAAACCCCCATAAAAGACCTCGTGGCACCTCAAATTTTGGGGGGTTTTAGAAACCTCCACAAACCATTTGGTGGGGGTTATAAACCTCCACAAGTAAGAAAAAAAACTGCCACAAATAAACAAAATCCTTGTAGTGATATATCCAGAAAAAAaacaaactttaaaaaaaattcatcttaaaaagtttaaaaataacatatccAAAAAGAATAgtcataatatataaattgagacgacaatttaaatttatctaaaactaatttaatcaattaccaatattaaaactaaattagttaaataatatttaatctattcTAATCCTTAGACACGTATAGATTAGAGTCATTCTCGTAACAACACAATCGAAATAACATCATAAGATCGAACACTTAGAATCCGCAAATTCAGTC
This sequence is a window from Arachis stenosperma cultivar V10309 chromosome 10, arast.V10309.gnm1.PFL2, whole genome shotgun sequence. Protein-coding genes within it:
- the LOC130954618 gene encoding probable LRR receptor-like serine/threonine-protein kinase At1g53420; amino-acid sequence: MQGILPDGTAIAVKQLSSRSKQGNREFTNEIGMISALQHACLVKLYGCYMEGDQMLLIYDYIENNSLASALWGKEKTQLKLDWSTRRKICIGVAKGLAYLHGESRLKIVG